From the genome of Ectobacillus sp. JY-23, one region includes:
- a CDS encoding 3D domain-containing protein, translating into MRIVKRFMSIQMIPPLLVAAGFGGTTVSVHNQYQKAKQQHQEVQTDMQTKNEALQMKVKELEQQTQQMQGTVQQKDAQLQQMQQKLQETEQKMTEAGAAVPSRSNDEVAAARTIQVRATAYSADPAENGGTYNGKVLTKTGFSLTDNPTAKVIAVDPRVIPLGSTVWVEGYGYAKALDTGSAIKGNKIDVFIHDKNKGRQWGVRTVEVRIIKEGP; encoded by the coding sequence TTGCGTATTGTAAAACGATTTATGTCGATTCAGATGATTCCGCCGCTTCTAGTGGCAGCGGGGTTCGGAGGAACAACAGTAAGCGTTCATAATCAATATCAGAAAGCAAAGCAGCAGCACCAAGAAGTGCAAACAGACATGCAAACAAAGAACGAAGCACTCCAAATGAAAGTGAAAGAATTGGAGCAACAAACGCAACAAATGCAAGGGACAGTGCAGCAGAAGGATGCACAGTTGCAGCAAATGCAACAAAAATTGCAGGAAACTGAACAAAAGATGACCGAAGCTGGTGCTGCAGTTCCTTCACGAAGCAATGACGAGGTTGCAGCAGCTCGCACAATTCAAGTAAGAGCAACTGCCTATTCAGCAGATCCTGCTGAAAACGGCGGTACTTACAACGGAAAAGTCTTAACCAAAACGGGATTCAGTTTAACAGACAATCCCACCGCAAAAGTAATCGCGGTAGACCCAAGGGTTATTCCACTTGGAAGCACCGTTTGGGTTGAGGGCTATGGATATGCAAAAGCACTGGATACGGGCAGTGCAATTAAGGGAAATAAAATCGATGTATTCATACATGATAAAAATAAGGGGCGTCAATGGGGCGTACGAACAGTCGAAGTACGTATTATAAAAGAAGGGCCTTAA
- a CDS encoding FMN-dependent NADH-azoreductase: protein MKKVLYITANPNTAEVSFSKAVGDAFIEAYQAKNPQDEVIAVDLFQTNVPMIDGEVMDAWGKLAAGVAFTDLTESQQQKIAAMNANLEQFMSADRYVFATPMWNFSYPPVVKAYIDNLAVAGKTFKYTENGPVGLLEGKKALHIQATGGIYSEGPAASMDFGRNHLQAALAFFGVTDTAYLPVEGMGAAPDKAVEIKEAAIAAAKEAATKF from the coding sequence ATGAAAAAAGTATTGTACATTACAGCTAATCCAAATACAGCAGAGGTATCATTCAGCAAAGCAGTAGGAGATGCGTTTATTGAAGCGTATCAAGCAAAAAATCCACAAGATGAAGTGATTGCAGTAGATTTGTTCCAGACAAATGTACCAATGATTGATGGTGAAGTAATGGACGCTTGGGGTAAATTAGCTGCAGGTGTAGCATTTACAGATTTAACAGAATCACAACAACAAAAAATTGCGGCAATGAATGCGAACCTAGAACAATTTATGTCTGCAGATCGTTATGTTTTTGCAACACCAATGTGGAACTTTAGCTATCCGCCAGTTGTAAAAGCTTATATTGATAACTTGGCTGTTGCAGGTAAAACATTCAAATACACAGAAAATGGCCCAGTGGGTCTATTAGAAGGTAAAAAAGCGTTGCACATTCAAGCAACAGGCGGTATTTACTCTGAAGGACCAGCAGCAAGCATGGACTTTGGACGTAACCACTTACAAGCTGCACTTGCATTCTTTGGGGTAACAGATACAGCATATCTACCTGTAGAAGGAATGGGAGCAGCACCAGATAAAGCTGTGGAAATTAAAGAAGCTGCAATTGCAGCAGCAAAAGAAGCTGCAACGAAATTTTAA